DNA sequence from the Bacillaceae bacterium S4-13-56 genome:
AGGGAATAGAAAAGGGAATAGAAAAGGGAATAGAAAAAGGAATAGAAAAAGGAATAGAAAAAGGGAAAGAAGCAGCAATTCACGAGGTGGGTAAACGAATGCTGGAAAAAGGTAAGTCAATTGAGGAAATAATGGAGATGACAGGGTTAGATGAAGAGGAGATCAAGAAATTAGAAATGCA
Encoded proteins:
- a CDS encoding transposase, with protein sequence GIEKGIEKGIEKGIEKGIEKGKEAAIHEVGKRMLEKGKSIEEIMEMTGLDEEEIKKLEMQL